TCTCGGAAGTACAGCGTCGTCTTCTCCTGGATGTTGGGGATGCCCCGGCGCGACATCAGCCCCACCACGTCCCGCTGCGGCGAGAGCACCCGCCGGAACGTCACCAGCATCCGCTTCAGCTCGAAGATGCGCTGCAGGTGGTGCTTCTCCGCGTGCTCGAAGATGGCCACCTCCAGGTCCTCCAGCTCGTCGGCGAAGGTGTCCAGGATCGGAAACTGCTTGTCGATCAGCGTGTCCGCCAGCAGGTAGAGGATGAAGTCCGCGCCTCGCTCGAGCGTCGCGCGCGGCTCGTTCTCCACCCGACGGCGCACTTCATCGTGCGCGTCGAAGGGCAGCTCGTGGACGCTGATCAGCCAGTCGGGCCCGAGGAAGAAGTGATGTTCCTGTAGGGTCAGGTCGCAGATGTCCTTCGAGGCGGTGAAGCCCTGGAGGACGATGAACTGGTGGTTGGGGTACTCCTCCAGCTTGGGGCGCTGATCCAGGTGGAGGCAGTCCTCGATGGCCAGCTTGTGCAGCGAGAAGCGCTCGCCGAGCTTCATCAGCTCCGGCTCGTTGGGGGCGAGCACGTCGATCCACTTGATTCCAGGCTTATCGAGAAGTTCCTCGCCACCTGTGAGGACGCGACCTTCGTGCAGGACACAGACCTGAATTTTCATGAGTGGAACTCACAATGCTGAGAGCGCGACACGTGGTGGATTGCTAGAACCAACCGGCTGAGAAGTCGAGAACCCAGCGACCTCGGATCTGTCTAGAGTGACCCCGTGTCCGCCGATACCCCACCCCCCGTGATTGTCTCTCCGAGGCTCGAGCAGATCCTCCAGACACTGCCGGATCCGGCGTTCGCCGGTCGGCTCAGGAAGGCGTACATCGCCGCCGCGCAGGCCATCGCGAGGCTCAGCGACATGGACCTGGTGAAGTACGAGACGGACTCCACCGAGTCGGGCGCCGACCTGTCCCTGTGGGAGGAGATGGCTCCCGTCATCCGGGACACGGTGGTGGACGTCAACACGCTGCTCAACGTCATCCGCGAGCAGTTCTCCGGACCGCTGCCCGCGGGAGGAGCGGACGGGTTCCAGGCCAAGGCCCGAGAGGCGTCATCCGCGCTGCAGGAGTCGATGGCCCAGATGGCCCAGCAGATCACCCAGCTGGGCGAGGCCATGCGCAACCCCTCCGTGGTGTCGGACCGCTGGACGTTGCTGGCCGAGATCCAGCGCTTCCGTTCCTCCTTCCGAGAGCAGATCAGCAACCTCGTCTACACCTCCATCACCGCCTTCGTGGATGTGGCCCGGAAGGAGGTCGTCCCCGGCTACGAGGCCGAGGTGAAGGCGTCGATGACGGTGCGGGCCATCGTGGCCGACCTGGGGCGCATCCTCTCCGCGCGACTGGCCAAGGTGCGTGACGCCGGGCCCGCGGAGCTGCAGGCCAACGCCCAGCAGCTCCAGAACGAGATGGATGCCTTCGGCCGGACGGCTGCCTACCGGGGCCTGCGCGCCCAGGACAAGCGGCACTTCATCGAGCTGCGCGGCAAGGTGGGGCCCCTGGCGGCCATGGCCGCTCCGCCGAAGGAGGAGCTGCTCTCCGCGGTGGAGGCGCTGGATGGGCTCGTGCGCGGGCTGGCCTCGGTGAACCAGCGGCAGGTGCTCATCATCAATGACCGCGAGGTATGGGCCGCCTGTGGGGTGCGCCTGGAGCGGGCCATGGGCCTGGTGGACTCGGATCCGGCCACCGCCGCGCGGCTGCTCGCCGAGGCCGCCGCCATCGGGCAGTCGCTCTATGGGCGCGAGTCGAACATGGACGCCTTCCTGCGCAAGGCCCGCAAGGCGCCGCTGGCCAGCCTCACCGGCCCGGAGCTGCGCGCCACGCTGGAGAACCTGCAGGGCCTGCTGGCCAACCTGGGGGTGACGTGAGGCGGTCGCCTCGTAGCAGCGCGGTGGGCAAGGGCGTGCGAGCCACGGGGCCTCGGCCTCTGCGTGAGGCGGAGCTGTCCCGCGTGGAGAGCGTCTTCACGGACGTGGACGGCACGCTCACCACGGGCCACAAGCTGCGCAGCCAGACGATCCGTGCGCTCGAGAGCCTGTCCGAGGCGGGCCTGCGGGTGGTGCTCGTCAGCGGCCGCCCGGCGGGGTGGGGCGAGGCCTGGGCGCGCACGCTCCCGGTGGCGGGTGTCATCGTGGAGAACGGCGGCCTGTGCTTCGTGCGCGGAGCCCAGGGCGCGCTGCGCCGGGTGTACGCGGAGACGCCAGCGGAGCGAGCCGCCAACCGCAAGCGCCTGCGCTCGGAGGTGCTCCGGGTGCTGGGCAAGGTGCCGGGCGCTCGGCTGTCCTCGGACAGTGCGTACACCGAGGTGGATCTGGCCATCGACTACAACGAGGAGGCCCGGCTGGGAGACGCGGCGGCGGGCCGCATCGAGTCGCTGCTGCGCGCGCGGGGCGTGACGGCGGTGCGCTCCTCGGTGCACGTCAACTGCTGGCTCGGGCGCTTCGACAAGCTGTCCATGTCGCGGCGCTTCGCCCAGGTGGCGTGGCGCGAGCGGCTGACGCCCGAGGATGGCCGCTCCGTCTACGCCGGGGATTCTTTCAACGACGCCCCGATGTTCCAGGCATTTGCCCTCAGTGTGGGCGTGGCCAACGTGCGCGGCGTGCTGGACCGCATCGAGGCGCCGCCGGCCTTCATCACCCGTGCCGCCGAGGGGCAGGGCTTCGAGGAGCTGGCTCGCGCCATCCTCGTCCAGCGCCGCCGCCGCCCGGCTCTCCAGGAGTGACTCGTGAACGTCGTGAAGCTCGAGCTGGCCCGCGGACTGGGCCGCCACCTGCGCGCAGGCCACCCGTGGGTGTTCCGCAAGGCGCTGGAGCAGGTGCCGAAGATCCCCGCCGGCAGCGTGGTGGACCTCACCGAGAACGGGAAGTTCGTCGCGCGTGGCTACTTCGATCCGCACTCGGCCATCGCTGTGCGCGTGCTCACGCGCGAGCCGCGGGAGACCATCGACGCGGACTTCATCACCCGGCGGGTGAGGCAGGCGCTCGCCGCGCGGAGGGGCCTCATCGACCTCACCGACACGGACAGCTTCCGCCTCCTCCATGGCGAGGGGGACGGCCTGCCGGGCGTGGTGGCGGACCTCTACGCGGGCCACGTGGTGCTCAAGCTGTACTCGGCGGGCCTCACGCCCTACCGGCACCTCATCGTGGAGGCGTTCAAGGCGGCGCTCCCCGAGCTCAAGGGCATCATCGGCCGGGATGAGGTGGCTCGGGACGACGTGGAGGAGGATGACGGCCGGGGCTCGGGGCGGATGCTCTACGGGCCGGATGCGCCGGAGCTCATCCCCATCCGCGAGCGGGGCGCCATCTTCCTCGTGGACGCATGGCGCGGGCAGAAGACGGGCTTCTTCCTGGACCAGCGGGAGAACCGCTTCCTCATCCGCCGGCTGGCGAAGGACCGGGACGTGCTCAACTGCTTCTGCTTCAGCGGAGGCTTCTCGGTGAACGCGGCGCTGGGTGGGGCCAGGAGCGTCTTCTCGGTGGACCTGGATCCAGACGCCATCGCGCTGGCCCGAGAGAACTTCACGCGCAACGGGCTGCCGGCGGAGAAGTACGACTTCCTCGCCGCGGACGTCTTCAAGATCATCCAGTCCTTCAAGGACGAGGGCCGCACGTTCGATCTGATCATCCTGGACCCGCCCGCCTTCGCGAAGAGCCAGCGCGCGGTGCAGGCTGCGATCGACGGGTACGCCTCGCTCAACCGGCAGGCGCTCGCGCTGCTGCGGCCCGGAGGGTTGCTGGCCACGGCCTCGTGCTCGGCGCGCGTCAGCCCCGACGACTTCATGGGCGCGGTGCGCGAGGCGGGCTTCAAGGCCGGCGTGGACCTGGCGCTCGTGGAGGAGCGCTACCAGCCGCCGGATCACCCGGTCCGCCTGCAGTTCCCCGAGGGCAAGTACCTCAAGTTCTACGTGCTCGCCTCCGTGTGAGCCCGCGAGCCCCGGGAGCGGGGGAGTTGCCTCCACCCGCTCACGCCGGGCACCTCAGCCCTGCTCGAGCTCCTCGGGGTGGAAGACGCGCGAGGCCACGCGGTCCAGCACCTCGTCGCTCCACCTGAGGCTGGCCTTCATCAGCTTCTTCATGTCCTTGCCGAAGGCGCGCTCGTCGGGCACCTGCGTATAGGTCCGGCTGAGGTACAGGCCGCGGTTCTCGGTCTCGTACGTCACCGTACCGCCGCCGGTGTCCGTGCCTTCCTTCTCCTCGGCCTGGAAGGTCTCCAGCACGCCCGGCTTCGGCGGATCATGGAACTTGTACACGAGGGCGCTGCACTCCAGCGCCTGCGTGTCCTCGTGCCACTCGAAGTAGAGCTGCGCCCCGCCCATGATGAGGCCGCCGAAGCCCTCCTCGTTCAGCCCCTCGCTCTGCAGCGAGCCATGGGGCCGGACGAAGGACTGCACCAGGCGCTTGGCGCCCTCCCGGGTCATCGGAGCACCCGGGGGGGAGGCGGGAGCCAGGCCACCCACCCACGACATCAGCAGGCCTGCCAGGCCACTTCGAGGAGCGGTCGCCATCTCAGTTGTTGAAGTTACCGGCCCGGGCCTGATCGAACGGCACGCGGTGCTTCAGGTACACGGACTCGAAGCCGTGCGCCGCGATGGGGTTGAGCTTGAAGTCGTTGAAGCGGTGCACCACCGAGTTCTTGCCGCCGTCCGTCAGCGGGTTCCAGCCCGTGGGGCCCAGGCCGAAGGCGTCGGGCACCGGGTCGCCGCGGTTGACGTAGTGCACGTAGTTGGGGCCGTCCGGGTACGTCATGGCCGCCGCGCCGAACGTCTCCACGTTCAGCTTGCTCATGGCCTTCTGAGCGTCGGCCTTGGACATCCCATCTTCCAAGCGGAGCCTGTCGTACACGTGGCCGAGCGCGCGGCTGGTGATGAGGCCTCCCTGGCTGTGCGCCATCACGTGCACCGAGCGGCCCGCCTTGATCTCCTTGTAGAGCGTGTCGGCCAGCGTATCCACGGCCGGGTTGGTGCCCTTGTCCAGCTTGTCCTTCACGCACTGGACCAGGTCCGCCGCCATGCCCTCGGTGGCGTTGTGGATGCCCACCACCTTGGCGCCCGTCGTCTCCGCGATGGACTCCAGGCTGCTGTACTGGGCGTCCTTCGGGGTGTTGATGCCGTTGACGTAGACGATCGTCTCGGAGGGGTTCGGGTTGTTCTTCGGGGTGACGCCGGGGACGTCCTTCAGCGCGGTGCCAGGGGGGAACGTCTTGCCGCCGGCGCCCAGGAACTGCCCGTCATACACGCGGTCCGGCTGGTTGCCGCCGCCGAACAGGCCCTGCACCGCCTTGGCGCCGCCAACGGCCTTGGCCTCGAAGCCGTCCACCACGTTGTGGATCTTCTGGCCCGCGTCGGCAGCGACGTCCTGCACCTTGTCCACCGTCTTGGCGACGGCGTTC
Above is a genomic segment from Hyalangium gracile containing:
- a CDS encoding class I SAM-dependent rRNA methyltransferase, which encodes MNVVKLELARGLGRHLRAGHPWVFRKALEQVPKIPAGSVVDLTENGKFVARGYFDPHSAIAVRVLTREPRETIDADFITRRVRQALAARRGLIDLTDTDSFRLLHGEGDGLPGVVADLYAGHVVLKLYSAGLTPYRHLIVEAFKAALPELKGIIGRDEVARDDVEEDDGRGSGRMLYGPDAPELIPIRERGAIFLVDAWRGQKTGFFLDQRENRFLIRRLAKDRDVLNCFCFSGGFSVNAALGGARSVFSVDLDPDAIALARENFTRNGLPAEKYDFLAADVFKIIQSFKDEGRTFDLIILDPPAFAKSQRAVQAAIDGYASLNRQALALLRPGGLLATASCSARVSPDDFMGAVREAGFKAGVDLALVEERYQPPDHPVRLQFPEGKYLKFYVLASV
- the corA gene encoding magnesium/cobalt transporter CorA → MKIQVCVLHEGRVLTGGEELLDKPGIKWIDVLAPNEPELMKLGERFSLHKLAIEDCLHLDQRPKLEEYPNHQFIVLQGFTASKDICDLTLQEHHFFLGPDWLISVHELPFDAHDEVRRRVENEPRATLERGADFILYLLADTLIDKQFPILDTFADELEDLEVAIFEHAEKHHLQRIFELKRMLVTFRRVLSPQRDVVGLMSRRGIPNIQEKTTLYFRDVYDHLVRLYEQIDSGRDILGNAMDGYLSMVANKTNDITKQLTIFATIFLPLSFIVGFFGQNFDALSGTGFYYAMWAMIVAFPIALIFWFRHKQWI
- a CDS encoding HAD-IIB family hydrolase produces the protein MRRSPRSSAVGKGVRATGPRPLREAELSRVESVFTDVDGTLTTGHKLRSQTIRALESLSEAGLRVVLVSGRPAGWGEAWARTLPVAGVIVENGGLCFVRGAQGALRRVYAETPAERAANRKRLRSEVLRVLGKVPGARLSSDSAYTEVDLAIDYNEEARLGDAAAGRIESLLRARGVTAVRSSVHVNCWLGRFDKLSMSRRFAQVAWRERLTPEDGRSVYAGDSFNDAPMFQAFALSVGVANVRGVLDRIEAPPAFITRAAEGQGFEELARAILVQRRRRPALQE
- a CDS encoding BAR domain-containing protein, producing the protein MSADTPPPVIVSPRLEQILQTLPDPAFAGRLRKAYIAAAQAIARLSDMDLVKYETDSTESGADLSLWEEMAPVIRDTVVDVNTLLNVIREQFSGPLPAGGADGFQAKAREASSALQESMAQMAQQITQLGEAMRNPSVVSDRWTLLAEIQRFRSSFREQISNLVYTSITAFVDVARKEVVPGYEAEVKASMTVRAIVADLGRILSARLAKVRDAGPAELQANAQQLQNEMDAFGRTAAYRGLRAQDKRHFIELRGKVGPLAAMAAPPKEELLSAVEALDGLVRGLASVNQRQVLIINDREVWAACGVRLERAMGLVDSDPATAARLLAEAAAIGQSLYGRESNMDAFLRKARKAPLASLTGPELRATLENLQGLLANLGVT
- a CDS encoding putative lipase, which translates into the protein MNPIERGRNLINNVRTGAEKAVNKVENAVAKTVDKVQDVAADAGQKIHNVVDGFEAKAVGGAKAVQGLFGGGNQPDRVYDGQFLGAGGKTFPPGTALKDVPGVTPKNNPNPSETIVYVNGINTPKDAQYSSLESIAETTGAKVVGIHNATEGMAADLVQCVKDKLDKGTNPAVDTLADTLYKEIKAGRSVHVMAHSQGGLITSRALGHVYDRLRLEDGMSKADAQKAMSKLNVETFGAAAMTYPDGPNYVHYVNRGDPVPDAFGLGPTGWNPLTDGGKNSVVHRFNDFKLNPIAAHGFESVYLKHRVPFDQARAGNFNN